From Streptomyces sp. CMB-StM0423, a single genomic window includes:
- a CDS encoding IclR family transcriptional regulator: MDSARRVLKILLLFTEKGPELSVEEIAHSIGISVPSAYRFVSLLREMDMVEDNGGGTYVLSPRIFLLARSAEQAFPVSRVLRPLVERLSKDTGEAALVIRRVGDFATCVEMSQPEHTIRLSFEPGQIMSLHRGAGPKVLLAAMGEAWAQRYFDRLRPEPSAAERDAVLAEVQAVAAQGWSKSEAEVDEGVWAVAAPIGVGGKVVAAVTVAGPHFRIDDERAGHITERVVAAAAELSDSLGTWRR, from the coding sequence GTGGACAGCGCCAGGAGGGTGCTGAAGATCCTTCTCCTCTTCACGGAGAAGGGGCCGGAGCTGAGCGTGGAGGAGATCGCGCACTCCATCGGCATCTCGGTGCCCTCCGCGTACCGGTTCGTCTCGCTGCTGCGCGAGATGGACATGGTGGAGGACAACGGCGGCGGCACGTACGTGCTCTCGCCGCGGATCTTCCTGCTGGCCCGCAGCGCGGAGCAGGCGTTCCCCGTCTCCAGGGTGCTCCGCCCGCTCGTCGAGCGGCTGTCGAAGGACACCGGCGAGGCGGCCCTGGTGATCCGGCGCGTGGGCGACTTCGCGACCTGCGTGGAGATGAGCCAGCCCGAGCACACGATCCGGCTGTCGTTCGAGCCGGGGCAGATCATGAGCCTGCACCGCGGCGCCGGGCCCAAGGTGCTGCTCGCCGCGATGGGCGAGGCGTGGGCCCAGCGCTACTTCGACCGGCTGCGCCCCGAGCCGTCCGCCGCCGAGCGGGACGCGGTGCTGGCCGAGGTGCAGGCCGTGGCCGCGCAGGGGTGGTCCAAGAGCGAGGCGGAGGTCGACGAGGGCGTGTGGGCGGTGGCCGCGCCGATCGGGGTCGGCGGGAAGGTCGTCGCCGCGGTCACGGTCGCGGGCCCGCACTTCCGCATCGACGACGAGCGCGCCGGGCACATCACGGAGCGGGTCGTGGCCGCCGCGGCGGAGCTGTCCGACTCGCTCGGCACCTGGCGGCGCTAG
- a CDS encoding TerD family protein codes for MTGLNRGVGKVEIALKWDPSPLGAPPHDLDLIAATYRADDPRGEPAYLVHFDSRSPDGTITLQRQSQTGQGFGADEVMTLEFARIAPAYGRVVVGVAIQQGAGRRTFGEVANTGVQVREGYTDLAADDFAGVADATAATVAEFVREAAGTWRFRPVVQGFDTDPASFSALMGTVAGS; via the coding sequence GTGACCGGTCTCAACAGGGGTGTCGGCAAGGTGGAGATCGCGCTGAAGTGGGACCCCAGCCCCCTCGGCGCGCCGCCCCACGACCTGGACCTGATCGCGGCGACGTACCGCGCCGACGACCCGCGGGGCGAGCCGGCCTACCTGGTCCACTTCGACAGCCGCTCCCCCGACGGCACGATCACCCTGCAGCGGCAGAGCCAGACCGGCCAGGGCTTCGGCGCCGACGAGGTGATGACCCTGGAGTTCGCGCGGATCGCCCCCGCATACGGGCGCGTGGTCGTCGGGGTCGCGATCCAGCAGGGCGCCGGCCGGCGGACGTTCGGCGAGGTGGCGAACACCGGCGTGCAGGTCCGCGAGGGCTACACCGACCTGGCCGCCGACGACTTCGCCGGGGTGGCGGACGCGACCGCGGCCACCGTCGCGGAGTTCGTCCGCGAGGCCGCCGGCACCTGGCGGTTCCGCCCGGTGGTGCAGGGCTTCGACACCGACCCCGCGTCGTTCTCGGCCCTCATGGGGACCGTGGCCGGGAGCTGA
- a CDS encoding YbhB/YbcL family Raf kinase inhibitor-like protein, whose product MPLNIKDLAVAVRGVGPGERIPDRHAADHGNAAPEVEITGVPAGTAELALILHDPDAPLPHGFTHWVVYGIDPAAPAVAAPGPAGTVRQGPNSLGDKAYTGPQPPPGHGTHHYYFWVYALDTPVAGEPTREEFLSAYGDRVIEQNRLVGTYSA is encoded by the coding sequence AAGGACCTCGCCGTCGCCGTCCGCGGCGTCGGCCCCGGCGAGCGGATCCCGGACCGGCACGCCGCCGACCACGGCAACGCCGCACCCGAGGTCGAGATCACCGGAGTGCCCGCCGGCACGGCGGAACTCGCGCTGATCCTCCACGACCCCGACGCGCCCCTGCCGCACGGCTTCACCCACTGGGTGGTCTACGGCATCGACCCGGCCGCCCCCGCGGTGGCCGCCCCGGGTCCCGCGGGCACAGTGCGGCAAGGCCCCAACTCCCTTGGCGACAAGGCGTATACGGGACCCCAGCCGCCGCCCGGGCACGGCACCCATCACTACTATTTCTGGGTGTACGCCCTCGACACCCCGGTCGCGGGCGAGCCGACGCGCGAGGAGTTCCTCAGCGCGTACGGCGATCGCGTCATCGAGCAGAACCGGCTCGTCGGCACGTACTCGGCCTGA
- a CDS encoding rare lipoprotein A, producing MACSTNYLWRGEATWFCCGAAWGPCGSAGGGACGNCRSASNHGAWPNASAACWDITRPDLCGEGGIPRRGCGSVMRVVQECSKAAVCITITDCGPRTKSFCGEASCCNGVCRTNRILDLTPAAYSQIASLSSGKTGVWIYE from the coding sequence ATGGCTTGCAGTACGAACTACCTCTGGCGCGGCGAGGCCACCTGGTTCTGCTGCGGCGCCGCCTGGGGCCCCTGCGGCTCCGCCGGCGGCGGCGCCTGCGGCAACTGCCGCTCCGCCTCGAACCACGGCGCCTGGCCGAACGCCTCCGCGGCGTGCTGGGACATCACCCGGCCCGACCTGTGCGGCGAGGGCGGCATCCCGCGGCGCGGCTGCGGCTCCGTCATGCGCGTCGTCCAGGAGTGCTCCAAGGCGGCGGTCTGCATCACCATCACCGACTGCGGCCCGCGGACCAAGAGCTTCTGCGGCGAGGCGTCCTGCTGCAACGGCGTCTGCCGCACCAACCGCATCCTGGACCTGACGCCGGCGGCGTACTCACAGATCGCCAGCCTCAGCTCCGGCAAGACCGGTGTCTGGATCTACGAGTGA